In a single window of the Bradyrhizobium erythrophlei genome:
- a CDS encoding phosphomannomutase/phosphoglucomutase yields MFPKPKSLLVPNTYAYESEPMVKATGFREYDARWLFGKEINLMGIQALGMGLGALIAELGASQEVVTGHDFRGYSASIKYALISGLQASGCRVHDIGLCMTPMAYFAQFELDVPCVAMVTASHNDNGWTGVKMGANRPLTFGPDEMSRLKEIVLNADFKNKAGGSYQFHENFPARYIADLTRRTKLKRKLKVVVACGNGTAGAFAPQVMEAIGCEVVPLDTELDYTFPKYNPNPEDMEMLHAIRDAVLTHKADVGLGFDGDGDRCGVVDNTGEEIFADKVGVMLARDMSAIHQNAQFVVDVKSTGLFITDPMLQKQGAKTTYWKTGHSYMKRRTNELGALAGFEKSGHFFFNAPLGRGYDDGLISAIAICEMLDRAPGKSMADLKDALPKTWSSPTMSPHCADEAKYGIVDSVVKHFEAMQTKGEKVAGQNIRDLVTVNGVRVTVEDGSWGLVRASSNKPELVVVVESPVSEQRMRDLFEAMDSVLRTHPEVGAYNQKI; encoded by the coding sequence ATGTTTCCGAAGCCGAAATCCCTGCTGGTTCCGAACACCTATGCCTATGAATCCGAGCCGATGGTGAAGGCGACCGGTTTTCGCGAATACGACGCCCGCTGGCTATTCGGCAAGGAAATCAACCTGATGGGCATTCAGGCACTGGGCATGGGGCTGGGCGCGCTGATCGCCGAACTCGGCGCCAGCCAGGAGGTCGTTACCGGCCATGATTTCCGCGGCTATTCGGCATCGATCAAATACGCGCTGATTTCCGGGCTGCAGGCATCGGGCTGCAGGGTCCACGACATCGGCCTGTGCATGACCCCGATGGCCTATTTCGCGCAATTCGAACTCGACGTGCCCTGCGTTGCGATGGTGACGGCGTCGCATAACGACAATGGCTGGACCGGCGTCAAGATGGGCGCCAACCGGCCGCTCACGTTCGGCCCCGACGAGATGAGTCGCCTGAAGGAGATCGTGCTCAATGCCGACTTCAAGAACAAGGCTGGCGGCTCATATCAGTTTCACGAGAATTTTCCGGCGCGCTACATTGCCGACCTGACCAGGCGGACGAAGCTGAAGCGCAAGCTGAAAGTCGTGGTCGCCTGCGGCAACGGCACCGCGGGCGCCTTCGCCCCGCAGGTGATGGAAGCAATCGGCTGCGAGGTGGTGCCGCTCGATACCGAACTCGACTATACCTTCCCGAAATACAATCCCAATCCCGAAGACATGGAAATGCTGCACGCCATCCGCGACGCCGTGCTGACACACAAGGCCGATGTCGGCCTCGGTTTCGATGGCGACGGCGACCGCTGCGGCGTGGTCGACAATACCGGCGAGGAGATTTTCGCCGACAAGGTCGGCGTGATGCTGGCGCGGGATATGTCGGCGATCCATCAGAACGCGCAGTTCGTGGTCGACGTGAAGTCGACCGGGCTGTTCATCACCGATCCCATGCTGCAAAAGCAGGGTGCGAAAACCACCTACTGGAAGACTGGCCACTCCTACATGAAGCGCCGCACCAATGAACTGGGCGCGCTGGCGGGTTTCGAGAAATCCGGTCACTTTTTCTTCAACGCACCGCTCGGCCGCGGCTATGACGACGGCCTGATCTCGGCGATCGCGATCTGCGAGATGCTCGATCGCGCGCCCGGCAAATCGATGGCGGATTTGAAAGACGCGCTGCCGAAAACCTGGTCGTCGCCGACCATGTCGCCGCATTGCGCCGACGAAGCCAAATACGGCATCGTCGACAGCGTGGTGAAGCATTTCGAGGCGATGCAGACCAAGGGCGAGAAGGTTGCGGGGCAAAACATCCGCGATCTCGTCACCGTCAACGGCGTGCGCGTCACGGTCGAGGATGGCAGCTGGGGCCTGGTGCGGGCTTCCTCCAACAAGCCGGAACTGGTGGTCGTGGTCGAGAGCCCGGTGTCCGAGCAGCGCATGCGCGACCTGTTCGAGGCGATGGATTCGGTGCTGCGAACGCATCCGGAAGTCGGCGCGTACAATCAGAAGATTTGA
- a CDS encoding YbaB/EbfC family nucleoid-associated protein yields the protein MADFLGMMKQAAQLQSKMQAMQEELGHVEVEGISGGGLVSVRMTAKMEVKAVKIDPSLMKADEREILEDLLVTAHNEARRKAEAAMQDKMQSLTGGLGLPPGLGLT from the coding sequence ATGGCTGATTTTCTCGGCATGATGAAACAGGCGGCGCAACTGCAATCGAAAATGCAGGCGATGCAGGAAGAGCTCGGCCACGTCGAGGTCGAGGGCATCTCGGGCGGTGGCCTCGTCAGCGTGCGCATGACCGCGAAGATGGAAGTGAAGGCGGTCAAGATCGACCCTTCATTGATGAAGGCGGACGAGCGCGAAATCCTCGAGGATCTTCTGGTCACCGCGCACAACGAGGCGCGGCGGAAGGCCGAAGCCGCGATGCAGGACAAGATGCAATCGCTGACCGGCGGATTGGGTCTGCCGCCGGGGCTCGGTCTCACCTGA
- a CDS encoding Lrp/AsnC family transcriptional regulator, which yields MTELALQIHEPNRRLDAIDRKILTVLQEDASLSVAEIGDRVGLSSTPCWKRIQRLEADGVILRRVALVDQNKIGLGISVFVSVESADHSETWLRKFADAVSAMPEVMEFYRMAGDVDYMLRVVVADMQSYDVFYKKLIGAVPLKNVTSRFAMEKIKSVTALPVPAA from the coding sequence ATGACCGAACTCGCCCTTCAAATCCACGAGCCCAATCGCCGCCTCGACGCCATCGACCGCAAGATTCTGACGGTGCTGCAGGAGGACGCTTCCCTATCGGTTGCCGAGATCGGCGACCGGGTGGGGCTGTCATCGACGCCATGCTGGAAGCGGATCCAGCGGCTGGAAGCCGACGGAGTGATCCTGCGCCGCGTCGCGCTGGTCGACCAGAACAAGATCGGGCTCGGCATCTCCGTATTTGTGTCGGTGGAGAGCGCCGACCATTCCGAGACCTGGCTTCGCAAATTCGCCGACGCCGTCAGCGCAATGCCTGAGGTGATGGAATTCTACCGAATGGCCGGCGACGTCGACTACATGCTGCGCGTCGTGGTCGCGGACATGCAGAGCTACGACGTGTTTTACAAGAAGCTGATCGGCGCGGTGCCGCTGAAGAATGTCACCTCGCGTTTCGCGATGGAGAAGATCAAGTCGGTCACCGCGCTGCCGGTGCCGGCGGCGTAG
- a CDS encoding TIGR02281 family clan AA aspartic protease gives MRNIMIFAAVMIGLGTYMAQMADKMTATTPALADAASRKADSVETVGQSSSRTLSIPRDARGHFETEGRIDGQRIGFMVDTGASVIALNETSAARFGLRPSRGDYNATVTTANGTVKAARTRLAMVELGELVVRDVDAMVLPDEALSENLLGLSFLSKLKRFEYANGQMVLEQ, from the coding sequence ATGCGTAACATTATGATTTTTGCCGCTGTCATGATTGGTCTCGGCACCTACATGGCGCAGATGGCAGACAAGATGACGGCGACGACGCCGGCGCTCGCCGATGCCGCCTCGCGCAAGGCTGACTCCGTCGAAACCGTCGGGCAGAGCAGTTCACGCACCCTCAGCATCCCGCGCGACGCCCGCGGCCATTTTGAAACCGAAGGCCGGATCGACGGCCAGCGCATCGGCTTCATGGTCGATACCGGCGCGTCGGTGATCGCGCTGAATGAAACCTCGGCGGCGCGGTTCGGGCTACGTCCGTCCCGCGGCGATTACAACGCCACCGTCACCACCGCCAACGGCACCGTCAAGGCGGCGCGCACCCGGCTTGCCATGGTCGAACTCGGCGAACTGGTGGTGCGCGACGTCGATGCCATGGTATTGCCCGATGAGGCGCTGTCGGAAAACCTGCTCGGCCTGTCGTTTCTGTCGAAACTGAAGCGGTTCGAATACGCCAACGGCCAGATGGTGCTGGAGCAATAA
- a CDS encoding sugar kinase, whose product MNFHAAAPKIPARILCIGMPVRDLTFRIGELPQRGYKVGASHFEQICGGNALNAAVGIVRLGGRASICGPMGDSRESSARYIFDKLADEGIDFRHIVHMPGLVTPISTIMIDPSGERTIVTFRDPELWKVHLPDAGELLADCSAILTENRCAEFCTDLCVEACRRGIPVIVDVDRTMSLREGLLTASSHLIFSSEALQSTAGVADDAEALKKVAKLTPSFLAGTRGAQGTLWLDEQQNLQQTPAFPVHTVDTLGAGDVFHGAFALAITEQQDLREALRFASAAAALKCTRFGGAFAAPQRAEVSEFLRHAPAANPVRSDQ is encoded by the coding sequence ATGAACTTTCACGCCGCCGCGCCGAAAATTCCTGCGCGCATCCTCTGCATCGGTATGCCGGTGCGCGACCTCACGTTCCGGATCGGGGAATTGCCCCAGCGCGGCTACAAGGTCGGCGCCAGCCATTTCGAGCAAATCTGCGGCGGCAACGCGCTCAACGCAGCGGTCGGGATCGTACGTCTCGGCGGCCGTGCCTCGATCTGCGGGCCGATGGGCGATTCCCGCGAAAGTTCAGCCCGGTATATTTTCGACAAGCTCGCGGATGAGGGCATCGACTTCAGGCACATCGTGCACATGCCGGGCCTGGTGACGCCGATCTCGACCATCATGATCGATCCCAGCGGCGAACGCACCATCGTCACCTTCCGCGATCCGGAATTGTGGAAGGTCCACCTGCCCGATGCCGGCGAGTTGCTCGCGGACTGCAGCGCCATCCTGACCGAGAACCGCTGCGCGGAATTCTGCACCGATCTCTGCGTCGAGGCGTGCCGGCGCGGCATTCCCGTCATCGTCGATGTCGACCGCACCATGTCGCTGCGGGAAGGCCTGCTCACCGCTTCGTCGCACCTGATCTTTTCCAGCGAGGCGCTGCAATCGACCGCCGGGGTCGCCGACGACGCCGAGGCACTGAAAAAGGTGGCGAAGCTGACGCCGTCGTTCCTGGCGGGAACGCGCGGCGCGCAAGGCACGCTCTGGCTCGACGAACAGCAGAACCTGCAGCAGACGCCGGCCTTCCCGGTGCATACCGTGGATACACTGGGCGCCGGCGACGTGTTCCATGGCGCGTTCGCGCTGGCCATCACCGAGCAGCAGGATCTGCGGGAGGCGCTGCGGTTCGCGTCCGCCGCCGCGGCACTGAAATGCACCCGGTTCGGCGGCGCCTTTGCTGCCCCGCAACGTGCCGAAGTCTCGGAATTTTTGAGGCATGCCCCGGCGGCCAACCCGGTCCGGAGCGACCAATGA
- a CDS encoding DNA polymerase III subunit gamma/tau: protein MTDAGAPSMPSTDPDSVPQGGFGLAGEPQAGKPYRVLARKYRPSSFDDLIGQDAVVRTVSNAFETGRIPQAWILTGVRGVGKTTTARILARALNYELPDGSVKGPTIHMPMLGVHCQAIMESRHMDVLEMDAASHTGVDDVRQINDSVRYAPASARYKVYIIDEVHMLSTAAFNAFLKTLEEPPEHAKFVFATTEIRKVPVTVLSRCQRFDLRRVDADVLMGHLANIAAKENVDAEPEALGIIARAAEGSVRDSLSLFDQAIAHAAGTVRADAVRQMLGLADRTRVIDLFDSLARGDIASAFREFREQYDTGADPIVVLSDLAEFVNFVTRVKIVPATADNVAFAETERLRARDFAAKLSMRVLSRMWQMLLKGIAEAQAATRPAAAAEMVLVRIAYVADMPTPDEAIRMIEQNGRGAAAAIAGNAAPRGAPAFPASSMQSSPARAASVPRSGAEASARSQMIAPVSDAQSAPAALKISSFPELVALAGEKRDLLTKAALEADVRLVRIEDGRLEVALERSASRMLINDLSRKLEQWTGRRWTVIVSNEAGQATLRSQNQVQKDQRERAAESDPRVQEVLARFPGAKVVEVRKLAPEPPESDASGEDLAESSDGDDQ from the coding sequence ATGACCGACGCTGGCGCTCCTTCAATGCCCTCCACCGATCCCGACAGCGTGCCCCAGGGCGGCTTCGGCCTCGCCGGCGAGCCGCAGGCCGGCAAGCCCTATCGCGTGCTGGCGCGGAAATACCGCCCGTCCAGTTTCGACGATCTGATCGGCCAGGATGCCGTGGTCCGCACCGTTTCGAACGCGTTCGAAACCGGCCGGATCCCGCAGGCCTGGATTCTGACCGGCGTGCGCGGCGTCGGAAAAACCACCACGGCGCGGATTCTCGCCCGCGCGCTGAACTACGAACTGCCGGACGGATCGGTGAAGGGGCCGACCATCCACATGCCCATGCTCGGCGTGCATTGCCAGGCGATCATGGAAAGCCGGCACATGGACGTGCTGGAAATGGACGCCGCCTCCCATACCGGCGTCGACGACGTGCGCCAGATCAACGACAGCGTGCGCTATGCGCCGGCCAGCGCGCGTTACAAGGTCTACATCATCGACGAAGTCCACATGCTGTCGACCGCGGCGTTCAACGCGTTCCTCAAGACGCTGGAGGAACCGCCGGAGCACGCCAAATTCGTGTTCGCCACCACCGAAATCCGAAAGGTGCCGGTGACGGTGCTGTCGCGCTGCCAGCGTTTTGATTTGCGCCGGGTCGACGCCGACGTGCTGATGGGGCATCTGGCCAATATCGCGGCCAAGGAAAATGTCGACGCGGAACCGGAGGCGCTCGGCATCATCGCGCGGGCGGCGGAAGGCTCGGTGCGCGATTCGCTGTCGCTGTTCGATCAGGCGATCGCCCATGCCGCCGGAACCGTGCGCGCCGATGCGGTGCGGCAGATGCTCGGCCTGGCCGACCGCACGCGCGTGATCGATTTGTTCGATTCGCTGGCGCGCGGCGACATCGCCAGCGCGTTCAGGGAATTTCGCGAGCAGTACGACACCGGCGCCGATCCGATCGTGGTGCTCAGTGATTTGGCCGAATTCGTCAACTTCGTCACCCGCGTCAAGATCGTGCCGGCGACGGCGGACAATGTCGCCTTCGCCGAAACCGAGCGGCTGCGCGCCCGCGACTTCGCCGCAAAACTCTCGATGCGGGTGCTGTCGCGGATGTGGCAGATGCTGCTCAAGGGCATCGCCGAGGCGCAGGCCGCGACCCGGCCGGCGGCGGCCGCGGAAATGGTGCTGGTGCGCATCGCCTATGTCGCGGACATGCCGACGCCGGACGAAGCGATCCGGATGATCGAGCAGAACGGCCGCGGCGCAGCGGCTGCCATCGCAGGAAACGCGGCGCCGCGCGGCGCACCGGCCTTTCCCGCATCGTCGATGCAATCGTCACCGGCGCGCGCGGCTTCCGTGCCGCGCTCCGGCGCCGAGGCCTCGGCGCGCTCGCAGATGATTGCGCCGGTTTCCGACGCGCAGTCCGCGCCCGCGGCCCTGAAGATCTCAAGCTTCCCGGAACTGGTGGCGCTCGCTGGCGAAAAACGCGATCTTTTGACCAAAGCCGCGCTGGAAGCCGACGTCCGTCTGGTCCGCATCGAAGACGGACGGCTGGAGGTTGCGCTGGAGCGCAGCGCCTCGCGGATGTTGATCAACGATCTCTCCCGCAAGCTGGAGCAATGGACCGGGCGGCGCTGGACCGTGATCGTGTCCAACGAAGCCGGACAGGCGACGCTGCGCTCGCAAAACCAGGTCCAAAAAGACCAGCGCGAGCGCGCCGCCGAATCCGATCCGCGCGTGCAGGAGGTGCTGGCGCGGTTTCCCGGCGCCAAGGTGGTCGAGGTACGCAAGCTTGCCCCCGAGCCGCCGGAATCCGATGCTAGCGGTGAAGACCTCGCCGAGAGTTCCGACGGCGACGATCAATAG
- the recR gene encoding recombination mediator RecR, which produces MPTAVAGPEIERLIQLLARLPGLGPRSARRAALHLIKKREALMTPLAGALQVAIDKIQVCKTCGNIDTQNPCTVCTDPRRDPTIIVVVADVADLWALERAHATNGLYHVLGATLSPLDGVGPQDLTIDALVARAHDSRVTEIILALNATVDGQTTAHYITDLLQEAGVKVTRLAHGVPVGGELDYLDEGTLSAAMRQRTLF; this is translated from the coding sequence ATGCCCACTGCGGTTGCCGGTCCCGAAATCGAACGCCTGATCCAGCTGCTGGCGCGGCTGCCGGGGCTCGGCCCGCGTTCGGCGCGGCGCGCGGCGCTGCATCTGATCAAGAAGCGCGAAGCGCTGATGACGCCGTTGGCCGGCGCATTGCAGGTGGCAATCGACAAGATCCAGGTCTGCAAGACCTGCGGCAATATCGACACCCAAAATCCCTGCACGGTGTGCACCGATCCGCGGCGCGACCCCACCATCATCGTGGTGGTCGCCGACGTCGCCGACCTCTGGGCGCTGGAGCGCGCGCACGCCACCAATGGGCTCTACCACGTGCTGGGCGCGACGCTGTCGCCGCTCGATGGCGTCGGTCCGCAGGATCTGACCATCGATGCGCTGGTGGCGCGGGCGCACGATTCGCGGGTGACGGAAATCATCCTGGCCTTGAATGCGACCGTCGATGGCCAGACCACGGCGCATTACATCACCGACCTGTTGCAGGAGGCCGGCGTCAAGGTGACACGGCTCGCCCACGGCGTACCGGTCGGGGGCGAACTTGACTATCTCGATGAAGGCACGCTGTCCGCGGCGATGCGGCAGCGAACGTTGTTTTGA
- a CDS encoding HAD family hydrolase, protein MSAAYIFDVEGTLIDCVAEILQCWGETLAAFALRVPSAHLQRLSGMDGDEMLAILAPGLDEHARKDVLKAQGERYRALYLPRVREFPGVRATFAAIKSRGGRIALATDCKDDELKRYRALMNVDDLFDAVACGDEVSKGKPDPALVELALRHLGGAPAEFATMIGDTPFDAQAARRAGASAWGTLSGGHTRSSLIDAGCSLVVSSVGDFERYLAREEPLASPVSMHEH, encoded by the coding sequence ATGAGCGCGGCCTATATCTTTGACGTCGAAGGTACCCTGATCGACTGCGTCGCAGAGATCCTGCAATGCTGGGGCGAGACACTGGCTGCCTTCGCTCTGCGGGTGCCGTCGGCGCATTTGCAGCGGCTGTCGGGCATGGACGGCGACGAGATGCTGGCGATCCTGGCTCCCGGTCTCGACGAACATGCCCGCAAGGATGTCTTGAAAGCGCAAGGCGAGCGCTATCGCGCGCTCTATCTGCCGCGGGTGCGAGAGTTTCCCGGGGTGCGCGCGACTTTCGCCGCCATCAAGTCGCGGGGTGGGCGCATTGCGCTCGCCACCGATTGCAAGGACGACGAACTGAAACGCTATCGCGCTCTGATGAACGTCGACGATCTCTTCGACGCGGTCGCGTGCGGCGACGAGGTTTCCAAAGGCAAGCCCGATCCAGCCTTGGTGGAACTGGCGCTGCGTCATCTCGGCGGTGCGCCGGCCGAGTTCGCCACCATGATCGGGGATACCCCGTTCGATGCGCAGGCGGCACGGCGCGCCGGCGCCTCGGCCTGGGGAACGCTGAGCGGAGGCCATACCAGATCATCGCTGATCGATGCCGGTTGCTCCCTGGTGGTTTCCTCGGTTGGCGATTTCGAGCGATATCTGGCGCGAGAAGAACCGCTGGCCTCGCCGGTTTCGATGCACGAACATTGA
- a CDS encoding HIT domain-containing protein yields the protein MPSDTAAWSLHSQLKKDTIDIGDLPLCRVLVIKDAHFPWLLLVPRRDEAVEIIDLEEVEQAQLMTEISRVARALKEITRCDKLNIAALGNLVPQLHVHVIARRSSDVAWPRPVWGVMPALPHDAEEVQAFISALRRKIWLGS from the coding sequence ATGCCTTCTGACACCGCCGCCTGGTCGCTGCATTCCCAGCTCAAGAAAGACACCATCGACATCGGCGATCTGCCGCTGTGCCGGGTGCTTGTCATCAAGGATGCGCATTTCCCCTGGCTGCTGTTGGTGCCGCGCCGGGACGAAGCCGTTGAGATCATCGACCTCGAAGAGGTCGAGCAGGCGCAGCTGATGACGGAGATCAGCCGCGTCGCGCGCGCGCTGAAGGAGATCACCCGATGCGACAAGCTGAATATCGCAGCACTCGGCAATCTGGTGCCGCAGCTGCACGTGCATGTGATCGCGCGCCGCTCCAGCGATGTCGCCTGGCCGCGTCCGGTCTGGGGGGTGATGCCGGCGCTGCCCCATGACGCCGAGGAAGTGCAGGCCTTCATCAGTGCGCTTCGCCGTAAAATCTGGCTGGGATCTTGA
- the nudC gene encoding NAD(+) diphosphatase, translated as MTAFDSFPLGQPGFVTHILDRTAHLRGDDAKLLALEGRGDARAYVVYRDSLVVKQEAEGPRALLTIDEALKFGANPGTIFLGLREDAPVFGMGISAAAAEKLLPRTDVAVTELRGMAMQGVVPPDQLSAIAMAKSMVSWHQRHGYCANCGTRTAMKEGGWKRDCPNCKAEHFPRTDPVVIMLVTSGDKCLLGRQKQFPAGMWSCLAGFVEVAETIEDAVRREIFEESGIHCAHVNYYMSQPWPYPSSLMIGCTARATNEDIVVDRTELEDARWFDRAEATLMLKREHPDGLAGPHPFAIAHHLVGRWLQTIPGPRA; from the coding sequence ATGACAGCATTCGATTCGTTTCCGCTGGGGCAGCCGGGCTTTGTCACGCATATTCTCGATCGCACCGCGCATCTGCGCGGCGATGACGCCAAACTGCTGGCACTGGAAGGGCGCGGCGACGCCCGCGCCTACGTGGTCTATCGCGACTCGCTGGTGGTGAAGCAGGAGGCCGAAGGTCCGCGCGCCCTGCTCACGATCGACGAAGCACTGAAATTCGGCGCCAATCCCGGCACCATCTTCCTGGGCCTGCGCGAGGATGCCCCGGTGTTCGGCATGGGCATCTCGGCGGCGGCGGCGGAAAAGTTGCTGCCCCGTACCGACGTCGCCGTCACCGAACTGCGCGGCATGGCGATGCAGGGCGTGGTGCCGCCAGACCAGCTCTCCGCGATCGCGATGGCCAAATCGATGGTGAGCTGGCATCAGCGCCACGGCTATTGCGCCAATTGCGGAACCCGGACCGCGATGAAGGAAGGCGGCTGGAAGCGCGACTGCCCGAACTGCAAGGCTGAACATTTTCCGCGCACCGACCCGGTCGTCATCATGCTGGTGACCTCCGGCGACAAGTGCCTGCTGGGCCGGCAGAAACAATTTCCTGCCGGCATGTGGTCCTGTCTTGCCGGGTTCGTCGAAGTCGCCGAGACCATCGAGGACGCGGTCCGCCGCGAAATCTTCGAAGAATCCGGGATCCACTGCGCCCATGTGAATTATTACATGTCGCAACCGTGGCCCTATCCGTCCTCCCTGATGATCGGATGCACCGCGCGCGCCACCAACGAGGACATCGTCGTCGATCGCACCGAACTGGAGGACGCCCGCTGGTTCGACCGCGCCGAGGCGACCCTGATGCTGAAGCGGGAACATCCGGATGGCCTGGCGGGGCCGCACCCGTTTGCGATCGCCCATCATCTGGTTGGGCGTTGGCTGCAAACCATCCCCGGGCCCCGCGCATAG